The following proteins come from a genomic window of Coffea arabica cultivar ET-39 chromosome 11c, Coffea Arabica ET-39 HiFi, whole genome shotgun sequence:
- the LOC113717195 gene encoding carbonic anhydrase 2 isoform X2, protein MGKDKYEEAIAGLQKLLSEKDQLEDVAAAKIRQLTADLEATAKKPFDPVERIKAGFGHFKKEIYEKNPGLFGELAKGQSPKFMVFACADSRVCPSVILNFQPGEAFVVRNIANMVPPYDKTKYSGAGAAVEYAVLHLKVENILVIGHSCCGGIKGLMSIPDDGTTSSDFIEDWVKICLPAKAKIKSTCSGLDFAEQCTNLEKEAVNISLGNLLTYPFVREAVAKKTLALRGGHYDFVKGSFELWDLDFNLLPALTI, encoded by the exons ATGGGGAAAGACAAATACGAGGAAGCCATTGCTGGGCTGCAGAAGCTTCTCAG CGAGAAAGACCAGCTTGAGGACGTGGCAGCCGCTAAGATAAGGCAGTTGACGGCTGACTTGGAAGCCACCGCCAAGAAGCCCTTCGACCCGGTGGAGAGGATCAAAGCCGGGTTTGGACACTTCAAGAAAGAGATCTACGA GAAGAACCCTGGTTTGTTTGGTGAACTcgccaaaggtcaaagtcccaAG TTCATGGTCTTTGCATGTGCCGACTCCAGAGTTTGCCCTTCGGTTATCCTCAATTTTCAACCAGGGGAGGCATTTGTGGTGCGAAACATTGCTAATATGGTCCCTCCATATGATAAG ACAAAATATTCTGGAGCAGGCGCGGCTGTTGAATATGCAGTGCTGCATCTTAAG GTAGAGAACATTCTGGTTATCGGACATAGCTGTTGTGGAGGGATAAAGGGGCTGATGTCCATTCCTGATGATGGGACCACTTCCAG TGATTTTATCGAGGACTGGGTGAAAATTTGCTTGCCAGCCAAGGCCAAGATTAAATCAACTTGCAGTGGCTTGGATTTTGCAGAACAATGCACTAATTTGGAGAAG GAGGCAGTGAACATATCGTTGGGGAACTTGTTGACGTATCCTTTTGTGAGAGAGGCTGTTGCCAAGAAAACGCTAGCATTGAGAGGGGGACACTACGACTTCGTTAAGGGCTCTTTTGAGCTTTGGGATCTTGACTTTAACCTGCTGCCCGCCCT
- the LOC113717195 gene encoding carbonic anhydrase 2 isoform X1 codes for MAEKFRKFMGLCCSRKPVVTGEMGKDKYEEAIAGLQKLLSEKDQLEDVAAAKIRQLTADLEATAKKPFDPVERIKAGFGHFKKEIYEKNPGLFGELAKGQSPKFMVFACADSRVCPSVILNFQPGEAFVVRNIANMVPPYDKTKYSGAGAAVEYAVLHLKVENILVIGHSCCGGIKGLMSIPDDGTTSSDFIEDWVKICLPAKAKIKSTCSGLDFAEQCTNLEKEAVNISLGNLLTYPFVREAVAKKTLALRGGHYDFVKGSFELWDLDFNLLPALTI; via the exons ATGGCTGAAAAATTTAGGAAATTTATGGGGCTATGCTGTTCCAGAAAGCCTGTGGTG ACAGGGGAGATGGGGAAAGACAAATACGAGGAAGCCATTGCTGGGCTGCAGAAGCTTCTCAG CGAGAAAGACCAGCTTGAGGACGTGGCAGCCGCTAAGATAAGGCAGTTGACGGCTGACTTGGAAGCCACCGCCAAGAAGCCCTTCGACCCGGTGGAGAGGATCAAAGCCGGGTTTGGACACTTCAAGAAAGAGATCTACGA GAAGAACCCTGGTTTGTTTGGTGAACTcgccaaaggtcaaagtcccaAG TTCATGGTCTTTGCATGTGCCGACTCCAGAGTTTGCCCTTCGGTTATCCTCAATTTTCAACCAGGGGAGGCATTTGTGGTGCGAAACATTGCTAATATGGTCCCTCCATATGATAAG ACAAAATATTCTGGAGCAGGCGCGGCTGTTGAATATGCAGTGCTGCATCTTAAG GTAGAGAACATTCTGGTTATCGGACATAGCTGTTGTGGAGGGATAAAGGGGCTGATGTCCATTCCTGATGATGGGACCACTTCCAG TGATTTTATCGAGGACTGGGTGAAAATTTGCTTGCCAGCCAAGGCCAAGATTAAATCAACTTGCAGTGGCTTGGATTTTGCAGAACAATGCACTAATTTGGAGAAG GAGGCAGTGAACATATCGTTGGGGAACTTGTTGACGTATCCTTTTGTGAGAGAGGCTGTTGCCAAGAAAACGCTAGCATTGAGAGGGGGACACTACGACTTCGTTAAGGGCTCTTTTGAGCTTTGGGATCTTGACTTTAACCTGCTGCCCGCCCT